A part of Citrifermentans bremense genomic DNA contains:
- a CDS encoding class I SAM-dependent DNA methyltransferase, whose amino-acid sequence MASQDSNEKFDVFAGIVNENEFYSHHFLAHVFQSRIKDWLDSRGEEQTPAQQLSSCAAGFFRQRVDYPAGGTFTEQLQWHRDLHQPLLKALGFTIDPIEYEWRDDEPIPLWCRVGRNQIVPDLVVVPVFNPDQWTDQEDRAVDILDVTLAPQHFRIAELPVAYASKKAKGLKSWADLLSDSIFAAAQPPRFVFMIGQQEWLLIDRFKWPANRFLRFNLDEILGQKQPGTLNACYSLLHRQALCPDEGEGLLDTLDAESHKHDAGVSENLKYALREAIEQLGNEAARQLIEQHGFSYSGTVKPLDAGQLSTECVRLVYRLIFMFYIEARPELGYVPINKSDVYAQGYSLESLRDLTLVDLHTTEAQNGGFFDKSLRKLFTLVAQGTTNDHGELHATVNAFELAPLDSKLFDPTSTPLLNRVVFPNYLWQSVLRGLSFAKDPKTKRTRRVSYQALSINQLGAVYESLLSYRGFFAAEDLYEVMPAPKKEKAATEDDEDADGEEETQEEFGGTTDLLANGWFVTKNEIGDYQNNEKVTFTNSEGRQQLRVYPKGTFIYRLAGRDRQKSASYYTPQVLTQSLVKYALKELLVDKSADDILKLRVLEPAMGSAAFLNEAVNQLAEAYLTRKQEELKRRIPHDQYAQELQKVRMRIADANVFGVDLNPIATELAEVSLWLNAIYGETDAQGRPKPAYVPWFGYQLFNGNSLVGARSQVFAPAQLQERNKVKAPDAVPRRVTPGEPRQPNEIYHFLLPDEGMCDYSNKAVKEYYEAELQQLKSWKKDFIKPLNETERKRLHQLSSKIDALWKQHSTQLAKDRDTTEDLLPVWPDQTEGAVTSRSAKEETRKAGMLNEDGDIATPYRRLKLVMDYWCALWFWPLDQVSSLPSRAQWLMEIGAILEGNILEVEQQREMDFSSTPARVEKQFLIPEKQGSLFGALPGEQMALSVENPQKTLHDRYGELRIKRLREHFPRIRAVEALASRHKYFHWELAFADIFYKYGGFDLILGNPPWLKVEWEEKGILGEADPKIAIRKMSASDLAKSRNALFERRPEMLAPWLAEFCEQGGIQTFLNAIQNYPLLKGVQTNLYKCFVPQAWMLSNASGVTGLIHEESVYDDPAAYLLRSKLYKRLRYHFQFLNEVKLFSDVDSHKRYSLNVYGAIKSDLCFDSISFLVHPKTIDDCYSCLTDELVAVRDENGKWNLKGAKGRIINVDRHKLRSFGEIFGDTTSTLDSYRLPSVYWDSFSTTLGKFISQPGHVDTLEGKFQIFEMYHETNAGKKNIIKSHISTPHEASDVIFSGSHIGIANPYYQTSRSTGGSKMAFDVIDLCDISDDYLPRTKFNRIKVADDPFVGLVEWDESNCTDHPRFITKYQISSSMERGFIGALIPEKFSHLQTLVSLVFKEKEALLAFTCCSVSLPYHFFSKACGLPTFRSLSKSLRWPNKLPAGTIVRLLALNCLAKYFKNLWQDNWRESFKRQRWSSDSPLLNSDFFSNLTAEWQRHCALRSDYARRQALVEIDVLVSQVLGLTLEELLTIYRVQFPVMRQYEADTWYDQTGRIVFTPSKGMGLPRKAQKNDLKAGISYGIESPIRSEQGIALGWEDIRDLPAGCIVRKTFPDDTLPDGPVQRTIEYHAPFVRTDREDDYRRAWDFFKTEGK is encoded by the coding sequence ATGGCCAGTCAAGATAGCAACGAAAAGTTCGATGTTTTCGCCGGTATCGTCAATGAAAACGAGTTCTACAGCCACCACTTCCTGGCCCATGTGTTCCAGTCCCGTATTAAGGATTGGCTGGACAGCCGTGGGGAGGAGCAAACCCCAGCGCAGCAGCTGAGTAGCTGCGCTGCTGGCTTCTTCCGCCAGCGTGTTGATTATCCTGCCGGGGGGACCTTCACAGAGCAACTGCAATGGCATCGTGATCTGCATCAGCCGTTACTTAAGGCGCTGGGATTTACTATCGACCCTATTGAGTACGAATGGCGCGACGACGAGCCGATTCCTCTCTGGTGTCGGGTAGGGCGCAACCAGATCGTGCCTGACCTGGTGGTGGTCCCGGTGTTCAATCCGGACCAATGGACAGACCAGGAGGATCGGGCAGTCGACATCTTGGATGTGACCCTCGCACCGCAGCATTTCCGTATTGCCGAGCTGCCGGTAGCCTACGCAAGCAAGAAGGCCAAGGGACTAAAGAGCTGGGCTGATCTGCTCTCCGACAGCATCTTCGCCGCTGCTCAGCCGCCGCGTTTTGTATTTATGATCGGCCAGCAAGAGTGGTTGTTGATAGACCGCTTCAAGTGGCCGGCGAATCGCTTCTTGCGGTTTAATCTCGACGAGATCCTCGGTCAGAAACAACCAGGCACCCTCAACGCCTGCTACTCGCTGCTGCACCGACAGGCGCTGTGCCCGGACGAGGGGGAGGGGCTGCTCGATACCCTGGATGCCGAGTCCCACAAGCACGATGCCGGGGTCAGTGAAAACCTTAAGTATGCCCTGCGCGAGGCTATCGAACAGCTCGGCAACGAGGCCGCGCGTCAGCTCATTGAACAACACGGCTTCAGCTACAGCGGTACGGTCAAGCCGCTGGACGCCGGTCAGCTCAGCACCGAGTGTGTGCGTCTGGTCTACCGGCTGATCTTCATGTTCTACATCGAGGCTCGTCCGGAGCTCGGCTATGTGCCGATCAACAAAAGTGATGTTTACGCCCAGGGGTACAGCCTTGAGTCTTTGCGTGACCTCACTCTGGTCGATTTGCACACCACCGAGGCACAAAATGGCGGCTTTTTTGATAAATCCCTGAGGAAGCTCTTCACTCTGGTTGCTCAGGGTACGACCAACGACCACGGTGAGTTACATGCCACTGTCAACGCCTTCGAACTGGCCCCTCTCGACAGCAAGCTGTTTGACCCAACCAGTACACCGCTGCTGAACAGGGTCGTCTTTCCCAACTATCTCTGGCAGTCGGTTCTGCGTGGCCTCTCTTTCGCCAAAGACCCCAAGACCAAGCGCACTCGCCGGGTCAGCTACCAGGCGCTCTCCATTAACCAGCTGGGTGCCGTCTACGAGTCACTGCTTTCATACCGGGGGTTTTTTGCCGCTGAGGATCTGTACGAGGTCATGCCTGCTCCCAAGAAGGAGAAGGCGGCAACCGAGGACGATGAAGATGCTGACGGGGAAGAGGAAACTCAGGAGGAGTTCGGCGGGACTACCGACTTGCTGGCCAACGGTTGGTTTGTCACCAAGAATGAGATCGGTGATTACCAGAACAACGAGAAGGTTACCTTCACCAACAGTGAAGGACGCCAGCAGCTGCGCGTCTACCCCAAGGGGACCTTTATCTATCGCCTGGCCGGACGCGATCGGCAGAAAAGCGCCAGCTATTACACCCCGCAAGTCCTCACCCAGAGTCTGGTCAAGTACGCGCTTAAAGAACTGTTGGTCGACAAGTCAGCCGACGACATTTTGAAACTTCGGGTTCTCGAGCCAGCCATGGGCAGCGCCGCCTTCTTGAACGAAGCCGTCAACCAGCTCGCCGAGGCCTACCTCACCCGCAAGCAGGAAGAGCTCAAGCGGCGCATCCCTCACGACCAGTATGCCCAGGAACTACAAAAGGTGCGCATGCGGATCGCGGACGCCAATGTATTCGGCGTTGACCTCAACCCCATTGCCACCGAACTTGCCGAGGTCAGTCTCTGGCTGAATGCCATTTACGGTGAAACCGACGCCCAGGGCCGCCCCAAACCGGCCTATGTCCCCTGGTTCGGTTATCAGCTGTTCAACGGGAATAGTCTGGTTGGTGCACGCTCTCAGGTATTCGCCCCGGCGCAGTTGCAGGAAAGAAACAAGGTCAAGGCTCCTGATGCCGTCCCTCGGCGCGTCACACCTGGAGAACCACGACAGCCGAACGAGATCTATCACTTCCTGCTGCCCGACGAGGGAATGTGCGACTACAGCAACAAAGCGGTGAAGGAATACTATGAGGCCGAACTGCAGCAGCTTAAAAGCTGGAAAAAGGACTTCATCAAGCCCCTGAACGAGACAGAGCGCAAACGCCTGCATCAGCTAAGCAGTAAAATAGATGCTCTCTGGAAACAGCACAGCACGCAATTGGCGAAGGACCGCGATACAACCGAGGATCTGCTGCCGGTATGGCCTGACCAGACAGAAGGTGCGGTCACCAGCCGTTCAGCAAAAGAAGAAACCCGCAAGGCCGGGATGCTCAACGAAGATGGTGACATCGCCACACCTTATCGACGCCTCAAACTGGTGATGGACTACTGGTGTGCACTCTGGTTCTGGCCGTTGGATCAGGTCAGCAGCCTGCCCAGCCGTGCCCAGTGGTTGATGGAGATCGGAGCTATTCTCGAAGGCAATATTCTTGAGGTCGAGCAACAAAGGGAAATGGATTTTTCCTCAACACCGGCCCGTGTTGAAAAACAATTCCTGATACCAGAAAAGCAGGGGTCCTTGTTCGGTGCTCTGCCAGGTGAGCAGATGGCGCTGTCGGTCGAAAATCCGCAGAAGACCCTGCACGACCGCTACGGTGAGCTGCGTATTAAGCGGTTGCGTGAACACTTTCCTCGCATCAGGGCGGTGGAGGCATTGGCCAGCCGCCATAAGTATTTTCACTGGGAACTCGCCTTCGCCGACATTTTCTACAAGTACGGCGGCTTCGACCTGATCCTCGGAAATCCGCCCTGGCTTAAGGTGGAGTGGGAGGAGAAAGGTATTCTTGGCGAAGCGGATCCCAAGATCGCAATTCGCAAAATGAGTGCCTCTGACCTGGCGAAAAGCCGTAACGCCCTGTTCGAACGTCGTCCCGAAATGCTCGCGCCTTGGTTGGCGGAGTTCTGCGAGCAGGGGGGGATTCAGACCTTTCTCAATGCCATTCAGAACTACCCGCTTCTCAAGGGAGTGCAGACCAATCTCTACAAGTGCTTTGTGCCTCAGGCTTGGATGCTGTCCAACGCAAGTGGGGTTACAGGCCTGATTCATGAAGAAAGCGTTTATGATGATCCTGCAGCATACTTGCTAAGAAGCAAGTTATATAAAAGGCTGAGATATCACTTTCAATTCTTGAATGAGGTAAAGCTGTTTAGTGATGTTGATTCACACAAGAGGTATAGTTTAAATGTGTATGGCGCAATTAAGTCAGATTTGTGTTTTGATTCGATCTCTTTCCTTGTTCATCCAAAGACCATTGACGACTGTTACTCGTGCTTAACAGATGAACTGGTGGCGGTTAGGGATGAAAATGGGAAATGGAACTTAAAGGGAGCAAAAGGACGAATCATCAATGTAGATCGACATAAATTAAGAAGTTTTGGAGAAATTTTTGGCGACACGACTTCTACCTTAGACTCCTATCGTTTGCCATCAGTCTATTGGGATTCCTTTAGCACTACTCTGGGAAAATTTATTAGTCAACCAGGGCATGTGGATACCCTTGAAGGTAAATTTCAAATTTTTGAAATGTATCATGAAACTAATGCTGGAAAAAAGAATATTATAAAGTCACATATTTCTACGCCCCATGAAGCCAGTGACGTGATCTTTTCTGGTAGCCATATTGGAATAGCGAATCCATATTATCAGACTTCTAGATCAACTGGTGGATCAAAGATGGCATTTGACGTTATTGATCTGTGTGATATTTCAGATGATTATCTTCCAAGAACTAAGTTCAATAGAATAAAAGTTGCTGATGATCCATTTGTAGGGCTTGTGGAATGGGATGAAAGCAATTGTACAGATCATCCAAGATTTATAACTAAGTACCAAATCAGTTCTTCTATGGAGAGAGGATTTATAGGGGCGTTAATTCCAGAAAAATTTAGTCATTTGCAGACACTTGTTTCTTTAGTTTTTAAAGAAAAAGAAGCGCTGTTGGCCTTTACTTGTTGTAGTGTCAGTTTGCCATATCATTTTTTTTCGAAAGCTTGCGGTCTGCCAACTTTTAGGAGCTTGTCAAAAAGCTTGCGGTGGCCTAATAAACTACCAGCAGGCACGATCGTCCGTTTGTTGGCATTGAATTGTCTTGCTAAGTATTTTAAGAATCTTTGGCAAGATAACTGGAGAGAAAGTTTCAAACGACAACGATGGTCTAGCGACTCACCACTTCTAAACTCCGATTTCTTTTCCAACCTAACTGCAGAATGGCAACGCCACTGTGCTTTGCGCAGCGATTACGCCCGCCGCCAGGCGCTGGTTGAGATCGACGTGCTAGTGTCTCAAGTGCTTGGCCTGACCTTGGAAGAGCTTCTGACTATCTACCGCGTGCAGTTCCCGGTGATGCGCCAGTATGAGGCAGACACTTGGTATGACCAGACAGGCCGGATTGTCTTTACCCCGAGCAAGGGGATGGGCTTGCCGCGCAAAGCGCAGAAAAATGATCTTAAGGCAGGTATTTCTTACGGCATTGAGTCTCCTATTCGCTCCGAGCAGGGTATCGCCCTCGGCTGGGAAGACATCCGTGACCTTCCCGCCGGATGCATTGTGCGTAAGACTTTCCCTGATGACACCCTACCTGATGGCCCGGTGCAACGCACCATCGAATACCATGCCCCCTTCGTACGTACAGACCGCGAAGATGACTATCGTCGCGCTTGGGACTTTTTCAAAACGGAGGGAAAGTAA
- a CDS encoding DEAD/DEAH box helicase, with the protein MQKRLAPGARITLRDEDWIVRRVDLSDDGGHALTCDGLSELVRGTTATFLERLEDDIQLHDPASTELYQDSSPFFTQAHLYLESQRLRTIANDQQIHRAEQAAMRKAAYQRVPTEKGLAQVRTRILIADGVGLGKTLEAAMLATELDIRGRGRRILVVTQKSMLTQFQKEWWSRFTIPLVRLDSAGIQRIRNNIPAGHNPFNYYDKTIISMDTLKGNNEYRNYLDKSRWDIIVIDECHNVAVRKGDAGSSLRARLAKNLATKSDTLILLSATPHDGSANSFASLIWLLDPTAISDPEDYTRADLDRKDLFVRRFKKDIKGQAEGQFPEAVTRRLSAKATPEEEAAYRAVLEIPFTQKGEHCAGKPSELQRVGLQKALFSSPAAADSYARNRIDKLRKGFSITTDEELEIAALLSLRQDLQQITRERFSKYQRLLQTLKDADTAWTGLNSRDRLVIFSERIETLKWLFEHLPVDLKLPETAFTILDGSLSDIDQQAIVERFGQEHDPLRVLLCSDVASEGLNLHYQCHRLIHFDLPWSPMVFQQRNGRVDRFGQEHQPRIDYLLTESAVERIKGDMRVIEVLVSKDEQISKNIGDPASILRRHSVEEEEKVVAEALAEGMSAEQFEHQCIDEAKPEDDEDDWEAALFGKPEEQVSPVAKSETATVESHRLFPDFYSFAQQAIETIPEARGYQKDDRALMLRFTPPPDLQRRLRRQLPAEVLRETDEYVLSAHSGLVEESIQRAREEDQQGAAWPDIQYLWPQHPISQWLIDRVIGSVGRRRAPVMISPHLAKGEQAFLMLGLIPNRKGQPLISEWKAVVRKGNENFGLEDFDVFCRRAGLQIRKLPNANKMVDLVALQRSLGDAVSTMQRFVEEQVRNFRGVRQQEVKDKLAQLDELRGAQERQLELRLENLLTTVRESRKARRIKDIEDVFEEYGQWIKDSLEIEPVPFVQVLVAVLGQE; encoded by the coding sequence ATGCAAAAACGATTGGCTCCAGGGGCGAGGATTACACTTCGGGATGAAGATTGGATTGTCCGCCGTGTCGATTTAAGCGATGACGGTGGTCATGCGTTGACCTGCGATGGTCTGTCTGAACTGGTTCGAGGCACCACGGCGACCTTTCTTGAGCGATTGGAAGATGATATCCAGCTCCACGACCCAGCCAGTACCGAGTTGTATCAGGACAGCAGCCCCTTTTTTACCCAGGCACATCTTTACCTCGAGAGCCAGCGTCTGCGTACTATCGCTAATGATCAACAGATTCACCGCGCCGAACAGGCGGCGATGCGAAAAGCTGCCTATCAGAGGGTGCCGACCGAAAAGGGGCTGGCACAGGTCCGAACCCGCATTCTTATCGCTGATGGGGTAGGCCTCGGAAAAACGTTGGAAGCCGCGATGCTGGCCACCGAACTGGATATCCGTGGTCGCGGTCGGCGCATCTTGGTAGTAACGCAAAAGAGCATGCTGACCCAATTCCAGAAAGAGTGGTGGTCGCGCTTCACCATACCGCTAGTCCGTCTGGATTCGGCTGGCATTCAGCGCATCCGCAACAACATTCCTGCCGGGCACAACCCCTTCAACTACTACGACAAGACCATCATCTCGATGGACACCCTGAAGGGGAACAACGAGTACCGAAATTACCTCGACAAGTCCCGCTGGGACATCATCGTCATTGACGAGTGCCACAACGTGGCTGTACGCAAGGGGGATGCAGGTTCATCTCTCCGGGCACGACTGGCCAAGAACCTGGCGACCAAGTCTGACACCCTGATCCTGCTCTCGGCTACGCCCCATGATGGGTCGGCCAACAGTTTTGCTTCCTTGATTTGGTTGCTCGACCCCACTGCGATCTCCGATCCCGAGGATTACACTCGTGCGGACCTGGATCGTAAGGACCTGTTCGTACGTCGATTCAAGAAGGACATCAAGGGACAGGCAGAAGGCCAGTTTCCGGAAGCGGTGACCCGTCGGCTCTCGGCAAAAGCCACTCCTGAAGAAGAGGCCGCCTATCGCGCTGTGTTGGAAATACCCTTTACTCAGAAAGGGGAGCATTGTGCCGGAAAACCCTCAGAACTCCAACGTGTTGGTCTCCAGAAGGCGCTCTTCTCAAGCCCTGCCGCAGCGGATTCTTATGCCCGCAACCGCATCGACAAGTTGCGCAAAGGCTTTTCCATCACTACAGACGAAGAGTTGGAAATCGCAGCCCTGCTATCTTTGCGCCAAGACCTGCAACAGATTACCCGGGAACGCTTTAGCAAATATCAACGACTGCTGCAGACTCTTAAGGATGCCGATACCGCCTGGACCGGCCTCAACAGCCGCGACCGATTGGTGATCTTTTCCGAGCGCATCGAGACCCTAAAATGGCTGTTTGAGCACCTTCCGGTGGATCTGAAATTGCCAGAGACAGCCTTTACTATTCTCGACGGCAGCCTCTCGGATATCGACCAGCAGGCGATTGTTGAACGCTTTGGTCAGGAGCACGACCCCCTGCGTGTGTTGCTTTGCTCGGACGTGGCTTCCGAAGGTCTGAACCTCCACTACCAGTGTCACCGTTTGATCCACTTTGACCTGCCTTGGTCGCCCATGGTCTTCCAGCAGCGCAACGGCCGGGTGGATCGTTTCGGTCAGGAGCACCAGCCACGCATCGACTACCTGCTCACCGAGTCGGCCGTGGAACGCATTAAGGGTGATATGCGTGTCATCGAGGTTCTGGTCAGCAAGGATGAGCAGATCAGCAAAAACATTGGTGACCCTGCCTCCATTCTGCGCCGCCACAGTGTAGAAGAAGAGGAGAAGGTGGTAGCAGAGGCCCTGGCTGAAGGCATGAGCGCTGAGCAGTTCGAACATCAGTGCATTGACGAGGCCAAGCCGGAGGACGATGAAGATGACTGGGAAGCTGCACTTTTTGGTAAGCCAGAAGAACAGGTTAGTCCAGTGGCAAAATCCGAGACGGCTACAGTAGAGTCCCACCGGCTGTTCCCCGATTTCTACAGTTTCGCTCAGCAGGCCATAGAGACCATTCCTGAGGCACGGGGTTATCAGAAAGATGACCGGGCCCTTATGCTACGTTTCACTCCGCCACCCGATCTGCAACGCCGTCTGCGTCGGCAGCTACCTGCAGAAGTCTTGCGTGAAACCGATGAATATGTGCTCTCAGCTCATTCTGGTCTAGTCGAGGAATCGATCCAGCGCGCCCGTGAAGAAGATCAACAAGGTGCGGCATGGCCAGATATCCAATACCTCTGGCCGCAGCATCCGATCAGCCAGTGGCTCATCGACCGGGTCATTGGCAGTGTTGGCCGGCGACGGGCACCGGTGATGATCAGTCCTCACCTGGCTAAGGGGGAACAGGCTTTCCTGATGCTCGGCCTAATTCCTAACCGCAAGGGGCAACCGTTGATCTCGGAATGGAAGGCGGTGGTCCGTAAGGGTAATGAGAATTTCGGTCTCGAAGATTTCGACGTCTTTTGCCGTCGTGCCGGTCTACAGATACGAAAACTGCCCAATGCGAATAAAATGGTTGACCTTGTAGCCTTACAGCGTTCCCTTGGCGATGCCGTGTCGACCATGCAACGGTTCGTTGAGGAGCAGGTGCGCAATTTTAGGGGAGTGCGCCAGCAGGAGGTGAAAGACAAGCTGGCCCAGCTCGACGAGTTACGTGGTGCCCAGGAGCGTCAGTTGGAGCTTCGGTTGGAAAATTTGCTGACCACAGTTCGGGAGTCACGTAAGGCTCGCCGGATCAAAGATATCGAAGATGTCTTTGAGGAATATGGCCAGTGGATCAAGGACAGTCTGGAAATAGAGCCGGTGCCCTTCGTGCAGGTGCTGGTCGCAGTGTTGGGACAGGAGTAG
- a CDS encoding helicase-related protein codes for MSAAAGVRPDVHKILSQLKPFQRDTVEYVFQRMYLDSDSTNRFLVADEVGLGKTMVAKGLLAKAIDHLWSTVERIDVVYICSNADIARQNITRLNLTGSSDAGFASRITLLPMYLDALQERKLNFISFTPGTSFDMRSSMGVAEERRLLYWMLHEAWEFGERIGPKNVLQGYVSNAEGWRSGLQIKPYFDAGVCAGFIAAITEYDAEGVCDGRVPLRQRFEALCEFLFRADRRITTEVAVERNRVIGILRRILAKACLRFLEPDIVIMDEFQRFKNLLSGEDEAGQLAQELFNYSDQHSEVRTLLLSATPYKMYTQYGDQEDDHYQDFLDTIRFLEKKEPLEIQGILKEFRQELFRCHDGEFGKLVDIKSRLERRLRRVISRKERIAGSVTNDDMLTDKSEKRLPVLTSKDVQHYLVLQKIARHLEHGEMIEYWKSSPYLLNFMDGYKFKERLHAAVDSGTTQELAAIIGSAPDVVLPWKQVARYGEIPPANPRLQQLLDDIIDSGAWQLLWMPPSLPYYAPSTGPYADLGEAQLTKRLVFSSWNVVPKMIAAMVSYEAERRMFGLFETNPEYSPDWRKKQGTLLKFAANERLTGMPVLGVLYPCFTLAQLCDPLDIYAESLRLSNGMPSLDAVKTCVEAKIETLLGNLAAQENMSAAVDENWYWAAPILLDFQHDKKVADCWFNQEDLDELWSGEETDEAEYEDEDKGKGKESNWSLHVKRAKELQAGAVVLGRKPHDLTQVLTLMALGGPAIIALRALCRLTGSFHAGIDHRNGAAKVAWGFRSFFNRPEVTCLLRGLDRDPVYWRRILEYSAEGGLQSVLDEYVHVLQEHLGLMDHDETETVYAVATAVVESLQLITARIDVDKLEPLVRKKESMRGHFALRFGTQDSEDTGKEPTREDRVRQAFNSPFWPFVLSSTSVGQEGLDFHPYCHAIVHWNLPSNPVDMEQREGRVHRYKGHAVRKNLAQTYSHTVATRTISDPWKAMFAEAVRDHSSASRGMSPYWNFPVEGGARVERYVPALPFSRDHIKLAALRKSLAIYRMVFGQSRQEDLVEYLLKHLSEAEVAPVSELLQIDLSAPIS; via the coding sequence ATGAGTGCTGCCGCTGGTGTACGCCCTGATGTTCACAAAATTTTGTCCCAACTGAAGCCGTTTCAGCGGGATACTGTTGAGTACGTGTTCCAGAGGATGTATCTCGATAGCGACTCTACCAACCGGTTTCTGGTTGCAGATGAGGTCGGCCTTGGAAAAACAATGGTCGCCAAAGGTCTCCTCGCTAAAGCCATTGACCACCTTTGGAGCACGGTTGAGCGGATTGATGTAGTGTATATCTGCTCCAACGCGGATATCGCGCGACAGAACATTACACGACTCAACCTGACCGGAAGCAGTGACGCGGGATTCGCTTCCCGTATAACACTGCTACCGATGTACCTTGATGCGTTGCAGGAGCGCAAACTCAATTTTATTTCCTTTACTCCAGGGACCTCCTTCGATATGCGATCGAGCATGGGGGTGGCGGAGGAGCGCCGGTTGTTGTACTGGATGCTGCATGAGGCCTGGGAGTTTGGGGAAAGGATCGGACCTAAAAACGTCCTGCAGGGGTATGTCTCTAATGCGGAGGGATGGAGAAGTGGTTTACAGATAAAACCGTACTTTGATGCCGGGGTGTGTGCGGGGTTTATAGCTGCAATTACCGAGTATGATGCCGAGGGGGTCTGCGACGGAAGAGTTCCTCTTCGTCAGAGGTTCGAGGCTCTGTGCGAGTTTCTGTTTAGGGCAGACCGCCGGATCACTACGGAAGTGGCAGTCGAGCGCAACCGTGTCATCGGGATCTTGCGCAGAATCCTCGCGAAGGCCTGCCTACGGTTCCTGGAGCCGGATATTGTTATCATGGATGAGTTTCAGCGGTTTAAGAACCTCCTCTCGGGAGAGGACGAAGCAGGACAACTCGCTCAGGAACTTTTTAATTACTCGGATCAGCACTCGGAAGTCCGCACGCTGCTGCTATCGGCGACCCCCTACAAGATGTACACCCAATATGGAGATCAGGAGGATGACCATTACCAGGACTTTCTCGATACCATCCGGTTCCTGGAGAAGAAGGAACCCTTGGAGATCCAGGGAATCCTGAAGGAGTTCCGTCAGGAATTGTTCCGCTGCCATGATGGGGAGTTCGGGAAACTGGTGGACATCAAGTCGCGGCTGGAAAGGAGGCTGCGCAGGGTGATTTCGCGAAAGGAACGTATCGCCGGCTCTGTCACCAACGACGACATGCTGACGGATAAGTCTGAGAAGAGATTACCGGTGTTGACCTCCAAGGATGTGCAACACTATCTCGTACTTCAGAAAATTGCACGGCACCTTGAGCACGGGGAAATGATTGAGTACTGGAAATCTTCACCCTACTTGCTCAATTTCATGGATGGTTACAAGTTCAAGGAACGGTTACATGCCGCTGTTGATTCCGGGACAACGCAGGAACTTGCAGCAATCATCGGCAGTGCGCCTGACGTAGTTCTCCCTTGGAAGCAAGTCGCACGTTATGGGGAAATCCCCCCTGCAAACCCGCGCTTACAGCAACTTTTGGACGACATAATTGACAGCGGGGCATGGCAACTTCTTTGGATGCCGCCTTCATTGCCGTATTATGCACCGTCGACGGGCCCCTATGCCGACCTTGGCGAGGCGCAACTCACAAAACGCCTGGTGTTTTCATCGTGGAATGTGGTGCCGAAGATGATTGCCGCCATGGTTAGTTATGAGGCGGAGCGGCGCATGTTCGGCCTCTTTGAAACTAATCCCGAGTATTCACCGGACTGGCGCAAAAAACAGGGCACGCTGCTCAAGTTTGCTGCCAACGAGAGGCTAACGGGAATGCCGGTTCTGGGAGTTCTCTATCCTTGTTTCACTCTTGCGCAGCTTTGTGATCCCTTAGATATCTATGCTGAGAGTCTACGTCTGTCAAATGGTATGCCATCACTTGACGCTGTGAAGACATGTGTTGAGGCAAAAATTGAGACGCTTCTAGGTAATCTGGCAGCCCAAGAAAATATGTCCGCTGCGGTAGACGAAAATTGGTATTGGGCTGCTCCCATCCTGCTCGATTTTCAGCATGATAAGAAGGTTGCGGATTGCTGGTTCAACCAGGAGGACCTTGATGAACTGTGGAGCGGGGAGGAGACCGACGAAGCAGAGTACGAGGATGAGGATAAGGGAAAGGGTAAGGAAAGTAACTGGTCCCTACATGTAAAAAGGGCTAAAGAGCTTCAGGCGGGAGCCGTTGTGCTGGGGCGTAAGCCGCATGACTTGACCCAGGTTCTGACACTTATGGCTCTTGGAGGGCCGGCTATCATCGCTTTGCGTGCTTTATGCCGCCTAACTGGATCTTTTCACGCAGGTATCGATCATCGGAATGGAGCCGCTAAGGTCGCCTGGGGCTTCAGGAGTTTCTTCAACCGTCCCGAGGTAACCTGCCTGTTGCGTGGTCTGGATCGGGACCCAGTGTACTGGCGCAGAATACTTGAATATTCGGCAGAGGGTGGGCTGCAGTCCGTGTTGGACGAATACGTCCACGTCTTGCAGGAACATCTTGGCCTAATGGACCATGACGAAACTGAAACGGTCTATGCCGTAGCCACGGCAGTAGTTGAGTCTCTGCAGTTAATCACTGCCCGAATTGATGTCGATAAGCTGGAACCCTTAGTGCGAAAGAAGGAATCTATGCGCGGGCACTTCGCCTTAAGGTTCGGCACGCAGGATTCAGAGGATACCGGTAAGGAGCCAACACGTGAAGATCGAGTCCGGCAAGCCTTCAACTCGCCTTTCTGGCCCTTCGTTCTATCTTCAACGTCGGTAGGTCAGGAAGGACTTGATTTCCACCCCTATTGCCACGCCATAGTGCACTGGAATTTGCCCAGTAATCCGGTCGATATGGAACAGCGAGAAGGAAGGGTTCATCGCTACAAGGGGCACGCCGTTCGTAAGAACCTGGCACAGACGTATTCTCATACGGTAGCCACTCGTACTATTTCGGATCCATGGAAAGCCATGTTTGCCGAGGCCGTAAGGGACCACAGCTCGGCAAGTCGCGGGATGTCGCCGTACTGGAATTTCCCGGTTGAAGGCGGCGCTCGAGTAGAGCGTTATGTGCCTGCCTTACCCTTCAGCCGGGATCACATCAAACTGGCTGCATTACGGAAATCATTGGCGATCTACCGGATGGTTTTCGGACAATCACGGCAGGAGGATCTCGTTGAATACCTGCTGAAGCATTTGTCAGAGGCTGAGGTGGCACCGGTCTCGGAGCTTTTGCAGATAGATCTTTCTGCCCCTATTAGCTAA